One Bartonella sp. TP genomic window carries:
- the fumC gene encoding class II fumarate hydratase, with amino-acid sequence MTKARIESDSFGNIEVDAAHYWGAQTERSRNNFKIGHEKQPMPLIYALAIVKKAAAKVNMQLGKLNAQIGQKIIEAASEIIDGKLDTEFPLSVWQTGSGTQSNMNVNEVIANRAIELLGGELGSKSPVHPNDHVNMGQSSNDTFPTAMHIAVAIETTKQILPSLDYLITALKAKEAIFNDIIKIGRTHTQDATPITLGQEFSGYRAALENNKTRIKESLADILKLAQGGTAVGTGLNSTIGFDVSFAKEVSDLTGINFKTNENKFEALASHGALAHFHGSLTALATDLFKIANDIRFLGSGPRSGLGELNLPANEPGSSIMPGKVNPTQCEALTMVATQVFGNNSTITFAASQGHFELNVYKPVIAYNVLQSINILSDAMRSFADHCVKDITANEKRINELMEQSLMLVTALAPAIGYDKAAKIAKTAHENGTTLREEAIQAGVSEQDYSKLVNPKAMISPH; translated from the coding sequence ATGACTAAAGCCCGCATAGAATCTGACAGTTTTGGTAACATAGAAGTAGATGCTGCCCATTATTGGGGAGCACAAACTGAAAGATCGCGCAATAATTTTAAAATTGGCCACGAAAAACAACCTATGCCCTTAATATATGCTTTAGCAATTGTCAAAAAAGCAGCAGCAAAAGTAAATATGCAGCTAGGAAAGTTAAACGCACAAATAGGCCAAAAGATTATAGAAGCTGCCTCAGAAATCATCGATGGTAAACTAGATACAGAATTTCCACTTTCCGTATGGCAAACAGGTTCTGGCACGCAGAGCAACATGAATGTGAATGAAGTTATAGCAAACAGAGCCATAGAATTGTTAGGCGGAGAATTAGGCTCAAAAAGCCCCGTACATCCAAATGATCATGTAAATATGGGCCAATCATCGAACGATACTTTCCCAACAGCAATGCATATAGCAGTTGCCATAGAAACAACTAAACAAATTTTGCCTTCTCTAGATTATTTAATAACAGCATTAAAAGCTAAAGAAGCTATCTTTAACGACATAATAAAAATCGGTCGGACACACACACAAGACGCAACACCTATTACCTTAGGACAAGAATTTTCTGGCTATAGAGCTGCATTAGAAAATAATAAGACAAGAATTAAGGAATCCTTAGCTGACATATTAAAATTGGCGCAAGGCGGTACAGCCGTGGGCACCGGATTAAACAGTACCATAGGCTTTGATGTTAGTTTTGCCAAAGAAGTAAGCGACCTTACTGGTATAAATTTTAAAACCAATGAAAATAAATTTGAGGCTTTGGCCTCTCACGGCGCGCTTGCCCATTTTCATGGTAGCTTGACCGCTTTGGCAACAGATTTATTTAAAATTGCAAACGACATACGTTTTTTGGGCTCGGGGCCACGCTCTGGCTTGGGCGAGCTTAATTTGCCAGCGAATGAACCAGGGTCTTCAATAATGCCAGGGAAGGTTAACCCTACACAATGTGAAGCACTTACAATGGTAGCAACACAAGTATTTGGCAATAATAGTACTATTACCTTCGCAGCAAGCCAGGGACATTTTGAATTAAATGTCTATAAACCGGTAATAGCCTATAATGTGTTGCAATCTATAAACATATTAAGCGATGCTATGCGCTCTTTCGCTGATCATTGTGTAAAAGACATTACAGCAAATGAAAAGCGCATAAACGAACTTATGGAGCAATCCCTAATGTTGGTTACTGCCCTGGCACCAGCTATAGGCTATGATAAAGCCGCAAAAATTGCAAAAACAGCACATGAAAATGGCACAACATTACGCGAAGAAGCAATACAAGCTGGCGTAAGCGAGCAAGATTATAGCAAATTAGTAAATCCTAAAGCAATGATTAGTCCACATTAA
- a CDS encoding alpha-D-glucose phosphate-specific phosphoglucomutase yields MTAKTMITKPYTDQQPGTSGLRKKVKIFQQKNYLENYIQAIFDAIGGIKGQILVLGGDGRFFNAQAIQTILKMAAANGCSGLIVGKKGYLSTPAASYLIRKCKAKGGIILSASHNPGGKDADFGIKYNIETGSAAPQSVTDKIFSISKIITRYKICDLPEIDLTTPGNFFLGDMNIEIIDSVKDYAELMEQIFDFELIANAISKGLDFHFNAMHAVSGEYAIEIFHRRLGVPLGNIKNAQVLEDFGGGHPDPTPQNLGSFFNDFITAKVGYDLGGACDGDGDRNLILGRGQYVSPSDSLAILLHHANLINYYKASLYGIARSMPTSQAVDIVANKLGIPLYETPTGWKFFGNLLDAKKIAFCGEESFGAGSFHVREKDGIWAILFWLHIVAATKKSVNQLVLEHWHNYGRHYYARYDYEGLDKLKAEFFMAELRTRLPQLMNQQIEEVTIVAADDFSYYDEQDKSCADKQGIRIILATGQRIIYRLSGTGTSGAVLRLYIEHYETDLACLQLGTQDVLRPFLRIAEKLAKIKALLDKDKPDLIV; encoded by the coding sequence ATGACAGCTAAAACAATGATAACTAAGCCTTATACGGACCAACAACCTGGTACCTCTGGCTTGCGTAAAAAAGTAAAGATTTTTCAGCAAAAGAATTATCTAGAGAATTATATACAGGCTATTTTTGACGCTATAGGCGGGATAAAGGGGCAAATATTGGTCTTGGGAGGCGATGGTCGATTTTTTAATGCCCAAGCTATTCAAACTATCCTAAAAATGGCTGCAGCAAATGGCTGCTCTGGCCTTATAGTAGGTAAAAAGGGCTATCTTTCTACACCTGCTGCGTCGTATCTTATACGTAAATGCAAGGCTAAAGGCGGAATAATTTTGTCGGCTAGCCATAATCCGGGTGGAAAAGATGCCGATTTCGGTATTAAATATAATATAGAAACCGGTAGCGCGGCTCCGCAAAGTGTAACGGATAAAATTTTTTCTATAAGTAAAATAATTACTCGCTATAAAATATGTGACTTACCAGAGATAGATTTAACAACTCCGGGTAATTTTTTTCTTGGCGATATGAATATAGAAATTATAGATTCTGTAAAAGATTATGCAGAGTTGATGGAGCAGATTTTTGATTTTGAGCTTATAGCAAATGCTATTTCTAAGGGGCTAGATTTCCATTTTAACGCCATGCATGCTGTTAGCGGGGAATATGCTATAGAAATTTTTCATAGAAGATTAGGTGTTCCATTGGGCAATATAAAAAATGCCCAGGTTTTAGAAGATTTTGGCGGTGGCCATCCAGATCCAACGCCACAAAATCTTGGTAGTTTTTTTAATGATTTTATTACTGCAAAAGTTGGTTACGATTTAGGCGGCGCATGTGATGGTGACGGTGATCGCAACTTAATCTTGGGCCGCGGGCAATATGTGAGTCCATCAGATAGCTTGGCGATTTTGCTGCATCATGCCAATTTAATAAATTATTATAAGGCTAGTTTATACGGAATCGCTCGCTCTATGCCAACAAGTCAAGCTGTGGATATAGTCGCTAATAAGTTAGGTATTCCGTTATATGAAACGCCTACTGGGTGGAAATTTTTTGGTAATCTATTAGATGCCAAAAAAATCGCTTTTTGTGGCGAAGAAAGCTTTGGGGCTGGTTCTTTTCATGTAAGAGAAAAAGATGGTATTTGGGCTATTCTTTTTTGGCTGCATATTGTTGCGGCTACAAAAAAATCTGTAAATCAGCTAGTTCTAGAACATTGGCATAATTATGGTAGACATTATTATGCGCGGTATGATTATGAAGGCTTGGATAAGCTTAAGGCCGAGTTTTTTATGGCAGAATTGCGTACTCGGTTGCCGCAATTAATGAATCAACAAATAGAAGAGGTCACGATAGTAGCTGCTGATGATTTTTCTTATTATGATGAGCAGGACAAGAGCTGTGCCGATAAGCAGGGGATTCGTATTATTTTAGCAACAGGGCAGCGGATAATCTACCGTTTATCCGGTACTGGTACAAGCGGGGCTGTGTTGCGTTTATACATAGAGCACTATGAAACGGATCTCGCGTGCTTGCAATTGGGCACGCAAGATGTTTTGAGACCATTTCTACGGATAGCAGAAAAGCTAGCAAAAATAAAAGCCCTTTTGGATAAAGATAAGCCAGACTTAATTGTTTAG
- a CDS encoding peroxiredoxin — protein MLNNKIPSVIFHTRVRDEAVGGPNPYRWQDVTSDEYFKGKKVVLFSLPGAFTPTCSTYQLPDFEKLAPEFKALGIEEIYCLAVNDAFVMNAWGKQQNLQHIKLLPDGSGEFTRKMGMLVAKDNVGFGMRSWRYAAIVNDGTIEHLFVEPGFADNCKDDPYGESSPQNILKYLQSK, from the coding sequence ATGTTGAACAACAAAATACCTTCTGTAATCTTTCATACTAGAGTACGTGATGAGGCTGTTGGTGGCCCAAATCCATATAGATGGCAAGACGTAACCTCCGATGAATATTTTAAAGGTAAAAAAGTAGTGCTATTTTCGTTGCCTGGAGCATTTACACCTACTTGCTCTACTTATCAATTACCAGATTTCGAAAAGCTCGCCCCAGAGTTCAAAGCCCTCGGTATCGAAGAAATCTATTGCTTAGCCGTAAACGATGCATTTGTTATGAATGCTTGGGGAAAGCAACAAAATTTGCAACATATTAAATTACTTCCTGACGGCAGCGGAGAATTTACTCGCAAAATGGGCATGCTAGTAGCTAAGGACAATGTTGGATTCGGCATGCGCTCATGGCGCTACGCCGCTATAGTCAATGATGGCACCATTGAACATTTATTTGTAGAGCCAGGTTTTGCAGACAATTGCAAAGACGACCCATATGGCGAATCTTCACCGCAAAATATTCTTAAATATCTACAAAGCAAATAA
- the hisS gene encoding histidine--tRNA ligase, translated as METKAMLPRGFIDQDSAYIRQIAKINNIIAQTYELYGFEPLQTPFFEYSSALGKFLPDDDRPNAGVFSLQDDDEQWLSLRYDLTAPLARHVAENFDTITKPYKTYRYGPVFRNEKAGPGRFREFLQFDADIVGAPCVSSDAQMCMMAADVLSKLGIGIKNYLVRVNNRKILDALLEIIGLPQQAAEKRLRVLRSIDKLDKFGLDGVALLLGKGRLDESGDFTKGAELSDEAIRKILSFLQLNTANSCEENLDAMEQIIANNSLGQSGLVELRLMHKLFIAAGYNDRIKIDPSIVRGLEYYTGPVFEAQLLSDITNSNQQKIVFGAIAGGGRYDGLISRFRDISVPATGFSIGVSRLAFALSSLGLNGELATRKIGPVVILKMDKDTEALSSYQSIAAGLRAHGIACDIYAGSAGMKAQMKYADRKNAPCVIIQGERERQENNVQIKDLIEGARLAKTIETNQLWRETRAAQITVGLSDVVVTVMDILSRYESKAIQ; from the coding sequence ATGGAAACTAAAGCGATGTTGCCGCGTGGTTTTATTGACCAAGACTCTGCATATATCCGTCAGATTGCTAAGATAAATAATATCATTGCTCAGACCTATGAGCTATATGGTTTTGAGCCTTTACAAACACCTTTTTTTGAATATAGCTCTGCTTTGGGTAAGTTTTTACCTGATGACGATCGCCCCAATGCTGGTGTTTTTTCCTTGCAAGATGATGATGAGCAATGGCTTTCGCTGCGCTATGATTTAACAGCGCCATTAGCTCGCCATGTAGCTGAAAATTTTGACACTATAACAAAACCTTATAAAACTTATAGATATGGCCCTGTTTTTCGTAATGAAAAAGCGGGTCCTGGGCGTTTTCGTGAATTTTTACAATTCGATGCAGATATAGTAGGTGCACCATGTGTAAGCTCAGACGCGCAAATGTGCATGATGGCTGCAGATGTGTTGAGCAAACTAGGTATTGGCATAAAAAATTATCTGGTCAGAGTTAATAATAGAAAAATTCTGGATGCTTTGCTAGAGATAATTGGCTTGCCTCAACAGGCTGCCGAGAAAAGATTAAGAGTTTTACGCTCTATAGATAAATTGGATAAATTTGGGTTAGATGGCGTTGCTTTGCTTTTGGGTAAAGGGCGTCTTGACGAAAGTGGTGATTTTACTAAAGGTGCTGAATTAAGCGATGAAGCTATTCGAAAAATTTTAAGCTTTTTGCAGCTTAATACAGCTAATTCATGCGAAGAGAATTTGGACGCTATGGAGCAAATAATAGCAAATAATAGTCTAGGGCAGTCGGGCTTAGTAGAGTTAAGATTGATGCATAAATTATTCATAGCAGCTGGATATAATGATCGTATTAAAATCGATCCCTCGATTGTAAGGGGTTTAGAATATTATACAGGTCCAGTATTCGAAGCGCAGTTGCTTAGTGATATAACAAATAGCAATCAACAAAAAATAGTGTTTGGTGCAATAGCTGGTGGTGGCCGTTATGATGGCTTGATTTCGCGTTTTCGCGATATATCGGTACCTGCGACTGGATTTTCCATTGGTGTTTCGCGGTTGGCATTTGCTTTGTCTAGTCTGGGGTTAAACGGTGAGCTGGCTACGCGTAAGATCGGGCCTGTTGTTATTTTAAAAATGGACAAAGACACTGAGGCTTTATCTAGCTATCAATCTATCGCTGCCGGTTTGCGAGCTCATGGCATAGCTTGTGATATATATGCTGGTTCTGCTGGCATGAAAGCGCAAATGAAATATGCAGATCGTAAAAATGCCCCATGCGTTATTATTCAGGGCGAAAGAGAGCGGCAAGAAAACAATGTGCAGATTAAAGATCTGATAGAGGGTGCTCGTTTGGCAAAAACTATAGAAACAAATCAATTATGGCGCGAAACCAGAGCTGCACAAATCACCGTTGGCTTGTCAGATGTTGTAGTAACCGTTATGGATATTTTGAGTCGTTATGAAAGTAAAGCTATCCAATAA
- the xseA gene encoding exodeoxyribonuclease VII large subunit encodes MQQTLDLEYSVSELSLAIKQLLQGSFSNICVRGEISGYRGQYSSGHVYFSLKDNSAKIDAVIWKTVFSSLKFNLEEGMEVVAFGNISAYAPSSKYNFVITSIKPAGVGSLMELFEKRKKQLLQEGLFALEHKKVLPFIPQTIGVITSASGSVIRDIIHRIEDRFACNIILWPVTVQGVNCAKDVAEAIAGFNALPDFVNKPDVIIIARGGGSIEDLWGFNEEAVVRAAFESKIPLISAIGHETDYTLLDLVADKRAPTPSAAAEMAVPVKRDLLLSLENKQHRLGKAIIRNLKIMQNDYSALTRAMPSLEEILRAFWQRFVEKSRLLVYTYERKLQKKSAKFTLYAQRYQLSLLLRFIKHSSEQLKLRTRVLSNLSYQNVLQRGFALVTGQDKRPICRAKDVVFDQKMQLRFIDNTVNIVAPALENKKS; translated from the coding sequence ATGCAGCAAACATTAGATTTAGAATATAGCGTTTCAGAACTTTCACTAGCTATTAAACAGCTATTGCAAGGTAGTTTTAGCAATATCTGTGTGCGGGGAGAAATTTCTGGTTATCGTGGACAATATAGCTCGGGCCATGTTTATTTTTCTTTAAAAGATAACTCTGCTAAAATAGACGCCGTGATTTGGAAAACGGTTTTTTCTAGCCTTAAATTTAACTTAGAAGAAGGTATGGAAGTTGTCGCCTTTGGCAATATTTCTGCTTATGCTCCGTCTTCAAAATATAATTTTGTTATAACTTCCATAAAGCCTGCTGGAGTAGGCTCTTTAATGGAGCTATTTGAAAAACGCAAAAAGCAACTTTTGCAAGAAGGTTTATTTGCGCTAGAGCACAAGAAAGTCTTACCATTTATACCTCAGACAATAGGTGTAATAACATCGGCGAGCGGGTCGGTTATTCGCGATATAATTCATCGTATTGAAGACCGCTTTGCTTGCAATATTATTTTGTGGCCAGTTACAGTCCAGGGTGTTAATTGTGCAAAAGACGTTGCTGAGGCTATTGCTGGGTTTAATGCCTTACCTGATTTCGTTAATAAACCGGATGTAATTATTATTGCTCGCGGTGGCGGCAGTATTGAAGATTTGTGGGGCTTTAATGAAGAAGCTGTAGTGCGTGCGGCTTTTGAAAGTAAAATTCCATTGATATCAGCTATAGGACACGAGACGGATTATACATTGCTAGATCTTGTAGCCGATAAACGCGCTCCTACACCTAGCGCTGCGGCAGAAATGGCTGTGCCGGTAAAGAGAGATTTGCTGCTTAGCTTAGAAAATAAACAACATAGATTAGGCAAGGCGATAATCCGTAATCTTAAAATTATGCAAAATGATTATAGTGCATTAACTAGGGCAATGCCGAGTTTAGAAGAAATTCTTCGAGCATTTTGGCAACGTTTTGTTGAAAAATCTCGGCTGCTTGTTTATACTTATGAGCGTAAATTGCAAAAAAAATCAGCAAAATTTACCCTCTATGCACAAAGATATCAGCTAAGTTTATTGCTAAGATTTATAAAACATTCCTCAGAGCAGTTAAAATTGCGTACGCGTGTTTTAAGCAATTTATCTTATCAAAATGTTTTGCAGCGGGGCTTTGCTTTAGTCACCGGACAAGATAAACGGCCAATTTGCCGAGCCAAAGATGTAGTTTTTGATCAGAAAATGCAATTGCGCTTTATAGATAATACTGTTAACATTGTCGCACCAGCATTGGAAAATAAGAAGAGCTAA
- a CDS encoding glutamate--cysteine ligase, with translation MARDIVNDSPIENLELLAQYLKEGEKPKSDWRIGTEHEKIPFFLADNSSVPYVGPKSISQILHQMQQQLGWAPIIDQDNLIGLTSPHGAAISLEPGGQFELSGAPLTDIFATQAELTEHLNVVKDIAEPLGIRFLGIGASPLLSLEQTAQMPKSRYAIMKNYMPKIGSQGLDMMYRTATIQVNLDFESEADMRRKMQLGMKLQPLATALFAASPFTEGAPNGYLSWRSNIWRYTDNYRSGLLPFVWSPDFGYADYIDWVLDINMYFIVREGHYIDCTHLTFREFLKNGYQTYQATVGDFINHLSTAFPEVRLKRYIEMRGADGGLPDKICALSAFWVGLLYGEETMDALEQLTHDWSFQEVQLMRDEAPKYGLQTKFRKYHLQDIALEVLPLASKTLDSRQNQPWLQLQRSEACFLDILYAIAQSGRTTAQELLDSYNTKWNHSVLPVFNTYSF, from the coding sequence ATGGCTCGTGATATAGTTAATGATAGTCCTATAGAAAATTTAGAGCTTCTTGCGCAATATTTGAAAGAAGGCGAAAAACCTAAATCTGACTGGCGTATTGGTACAGAGCATGAAAAAATACCATTTTTCTTGGCAGATAATAGTAGTGTGCCATATGTTGGACCAAAATCGATATCGCAAATTTTACATCAAATGCAGCAGCAACTAGGATGGGCCCCTATAATAGACCAAGATAATTTGATTGGTCTAACTAGCCCGCATGGGGCAGCTATTTCCTTAGAACCAGGTGGACAATTTGAACTTTCCGGTGCGCCCTTAACGGATATTTTTGCCACGCAAGCTGAATTAACTGAGCATTTGAATGTTGTAAAAGATATAGCAGAGCCTTTGGGAATTAGATTTTTGGGCATAGGTGCCAGCCCACTGTTGTCGCTTGAACAAACAGCACAGATGCCTAAATCTCGCTATGCTATAATGAAGAATTATATGCCAAAAATTGGCTCACAAGGCTTAGATATGATGTATCGCACTGCCACGATACAAGTGAATCTTGATTTTGAGAGCGAAGCAGACATGCGTAGAAAAATGCAGCTCGGTATGAAATTGCAACCTCTTGCTACAGCTTTGTTTGCAGCCTCGCCATTTACAGAGGGTGCACCCAACGGATATTTATCTTGGCGCTCAAACATATGGCGTTATACAGATAATTACAGATCTGGTTTATTACCTTTTGTTTGGAGCCCAGATTTTGGTTATGCAGATTATATAGATTGGGTACTAGATATAAACATGTATTTCATTGTACGTGAGGGCCATTATATTGATTGTACGCATTTAACTTTTCGCGAATTTTTAAAAAATGGCTATCAAACTTACCAAGCTACTGTGGGGGATTTTATTAATCATCTTTCAACAGCATTCCCAGAGGTTCGTTTAAAAAGATATATAGAAATGCGTGGAGCAGATGGCGGCTTGCCGGATAAAATATGTGCTTTATCTGCATTTTGGGTAGGTCTTTTATATGGCGAGGAAACCATGGATGCCCTAGAGCAGCTTACGCATGATTGGAGCTTTCAAGAAGTGCAGCTTATGCGTGATGAGGCACCTAAATATGGGCTGCAAACTAAATTTCGTAAATATCATTTACAAGATATAGCGCTGGAGGTTTTGCCGCTAGCCAGTAAAACGTTAGATAGCCGCCAAAATCAGCCCTGGTTACAATTGCAGCGGAGTGAGGCATGTTTTTTAGATATTTTGTACGCCATTGCGCAAAGCGGCCGGACTACAGCACAGGAATTGTTAGATAGCTATAATACTAAGTGGAATCATTCGGTGCTGCCTGTATTTAATACATATAGCTTTTAG
- a CDS encoding 16S rRNA (uracil(1498)-N(3))-methyltransferase, with product MCKVKKRPRIYNNANLTIDAMIGLPVAQAHYLLHVLRLGENSEIVIFNGKYGEFIASLHLIKKHLHAKIFCFIRPPEPLPTLRYYFAPIKQLRLDYMIQKAVEMGVGTICPVKTEYTQLNKLNYERLTANAIEAAEQCGVVYLPEISPICSFEDLIETWDVNYHLVFCDEKAVSFNRLAILTEIYDKAKNLAVLIGPEGGFSMQERAMLHEVKFASAISLGPNILRADTAAVAALALVNAVVQEK from the coding sequence ATGTGTAAAGTAAAAAAGCGACCAAGAATCTATAATAATGCTAACTTAACAATAGATGCTATGATAGGTTTGCCAGTAGCGCAAGCCCATTATTTGCTGCATGTTTTACGGCTAGGCGAAAACAGTGAGATAGTTATCTTTAACGGTAAATATGGCGAATTTATTGCGTCATTACATTTGATAAAAAAACACTTGCATGCTAAAATTTTTTGTTTTATTAGGCCCCCGGAGCCGCTACCAACTTTGCGCTATTATTTTGCTCCAATAAAACAATTGCGTTTGGATTATATGATACAAAAAGCGGTAGAAATGGGAGTTGGTACAATATGTCCTGTAAAAACTGAATATACACAATTGAATAAGTTAAACTATGAGCGATTAACCGCGAATGCTATAGAGGCTGCTGAGCAATGTGGAGTTGTATATTTGCCAGAAATTAGCCCCATTTGTAGTTTTGAGGATTTAATAGAGACATGGGATGTTAATTATCATTTAGTTTTTTGTGATGAAAAGGCGGTTTCTTTCAATCGGTTGGCTATCTTAACCGAAATTTATGATAAGGCTAAGAATCTCGCTGTATTAATTGGTCCAGAGGGGGGATTTAGCATGCAGGAAAGAGCGATGCTACATGAAGTTAAGTTTGCTAGCGCTATATCTCTTGGCCCTAACATATTGCGTGCGGATACTGCCGCAGTAGCGGCTTTGGCTCTTGTAAATGCTGTTGTGCAAGAAAAATAA